The Arachis ipaensis cultivar K30076 chromosome B07, Araip1.1, whole genome shotgun sequence genome includes a window with the following:
- the LOC107609679 gene encoding 60S ribosomal protein L9, which produces MKTILSSETMNIPDGVSIKVHAKVIEVEGPRGKLVRDFKHLNLDFQLIKDENGNKKLKIDAWFGSRKTSAAIRTALSHVENLITGVTKGYRYKMRFVYAHFPINASIASNNTSIEIRNFLGEKKVRKVDMLEGVSVVRSEKVKDELIVDGNDIELVSRSCALINQKCHVKNKDIRKFLDGIYVSEKGTILDEQ; this is translated from the exons ATGAAGACGATTTTGTCATCGGAAACGATGAACATTCCCGACGGGGTGAGCATCAAGGTCCACGCCAAAGTGATCGAGGTGGAAGGTCCACGTGGCAAGCTTGTGCGCGATTTCAAGCACCTCAACCTTGATTTCCAGCTCATCAAGGACGAGAATGGAAACAAGAAGCTCAAGATCGACGCCTGGTTTGGCTCACGGAAGACCTCCGCAGCCATCAGAACCGCCCTCAGCCACGTCGAGAATCTCATCACCGGCGTCACCAAGGGCTATCGTTACAAGATGAGGTTCGTCTATGCTCACTTTCCGATCAATGCTAGCATCGCTAGTAACAACACCTCCATCGAGATCCGCAACTTCCTTGGCGAGAAGAAG GTGAGGAAAGTGGACATGCTTGAGGGAGTTTCTGTTGTTCGATCTGAAAAGGTCAAGGATGAGTTGATCGTGGATGGTAATGACATTGAGCTTGTTTCGCGCTCTTGTGCCCTCATTAACCAG AAATGCCATGTCAAAAACAAAGATATTCGGAAGTTCCTTGATGGTATCTATGTTAGCGAGAAGGGGACAATTCTTGATGAGCAGTAA